TGGAAAGTTTGGTCAGGCGATGCAATTGCAGTTCGAGGATGGCGTCGGCCTGGCGCGCGGTGAACGGCTTTTCGGCGTCGAGCTTGGGCGCGCGGCCGGTGGTATTGATGTCGATCTTCTTGCCGCCGAAATAAAGAATTAAATTTTCGCGGGCGTCGGCGCGGTTGGCGCTGCCGCGAATGATGGTGATGACGTTGTCGAGATGATCGAGCGCCGTGAGATAGCCTTCGAGAATGTGCTCGCGGTCTTTGGCCTTTTGCAGCAGGTAGGCGGTGCGGCGGCGCACGACGTCAACGCGGTGCTCGATGAAATATTTGATGGTCGGGATAATCCCCATTTCGCGGGGCTGTCCGTTCACAACCGCCAGCAGGATCATGGAGAAGCCGTCCTGCATCTGCGTGTGCTTGAAGAGTTGGTTCAAAACAATTTGCGGTTCTGCTCCGCGCTTGAGTTCAATGACGATGCGCATGCCGTCGCGATCGCTCTCGTCGCGCACGTCGGAGATGTCTTCGATCTCTTTGTCGTTGACCAGGGCCGCGATGCGCTTGATCAGAACGGCCTTGTTCACCTGATAGGGAATTTCGGTGACAATGATGGCTTCGCGGTCCTTGCTGAAAGTTTCGATCTTCGCTTTAGCGCGCATCATGAAGCGGCCGCGGCCGGTGCGGTAGGCTTCGAAAATTCCTGAGCGTCCGTGGATGATTCCGGCGGTGGGGAAATCGGGGCCCTGCACGAATTTCAGAATCTCGGCGAGCTGTGCGTTGGGATTGTTCACCAGCGTGATCGTGGCGTCGACGATCTCGGTGAGATTGTGCGGCGGAATTTTCGTGGCCATGCCTACGGCGATACCGTCGGAGCCGTTGATCAGAAGATTGGGAATGCGCGCGGGCAGAACGTCGGGCTCAACTTCGCTGCCGTCATAGTTGTCGTGAAAGTCGACCGTCTCTTTGTCGAGGTCTTCGAGCAGCGCGGTAGAGACTTGCGCAAGTTTGGCTTCAGTGTAACGATCGGCCGCTGGCGGATCGCCATCGACCGAACCAAAATTTCCCTGGCCAAAAATCAGCGGATAACGCATGCTCCAGGGCTGCGCCAGCCGGACGAGCGCGTCATAGACCGCGAGATTTCCATGCGGATGATACTTGCCCATGACTTCGCCGACGATACGCGCGCACTTGCGCGTAGCCCGATTCGGCTGCAACCCCATCTGGGCCATGGTGAATAAAATTCTGCGGTGGACGGGTTTCAGGCCGTCGCGGACGTCGGGGAGGGCGCGGCCGATGATGACCGACATGGAGTAGTCGAGATACGACCGCTTCATCTCATCTTCAATGTTGACGGGTTGAATATTCGCCGCGCCGGGGCCGTCGCCGCCGTTGGGCGGAGGAGTCAAGGGGAGTTCGGGGTTTTGATCGTCTGCCATGGGGGCTTCTAGCTTCTAGCTGCAAGCTTCTGGCTAACAGCTTTGTATTTGAAAACGGACAGTCTTCGGACTTGTCTTGAATCTCGTAACTGCTTGTATTTATAGGGCGTTATGTGCACCGGGAGCCACATTGATTATACCACGACTAATGGTGGGCCATAGCTTGGCTGGTGTGATACCCTTCATTCCCGTGGAAGCATGATGGAGCTTCTCAAAATCCTTGCCTCCCTGCTCGGCGGCGGCCTGGCAGGTGCGTTCTTTAACGAGTGGCTTCGCCGACGAAGCAGCAGGCTGCAATCGATTCCACTGATCGAGCGCGTGAACCGACGTGTTGATCCCAAGCTAGAAGGTTTTACTCTTGCAAGAGTGGGCGGCAGCGATGGGAGGGACTTGGAGGAGGTCAAAAACGTCCGCGAGTACCAGTTCACTCTCCGCAACTCGTCGACGATCCATCTTCAGGACGTAGAAATTCAGTTCGAGTTTCCGACCGAAGACATCGACGGCTGGGCGTCACGACCGGCATTAAGCAAAACGGCCCCGCTGCCAGTCGAATCTTCATTGGCGAGTCCCTGGAAAAAAGGTTTCCGATGGCGCATTCCTCACCTACCTTCCTCGGACTCGATTGAATTCAGCTTCAAAGCTGTTAATCCTCCAACTGCGAACTATGAGGTTGCGCTGTTCAACGCCGACCGCGTCGTAATCGAAAGGTCCGAGCGTGAGCCCACGGCGAGGCGATCTGAGCACCTTATTCCGCTGACGCGCAGTCTGCTCCTCCTTCTCGCCATTATCGCATTCATGGTTCCGATTACCGATCTCCTCCTCCCCGGGCGCGCTAGCGAACTGACACCAGTAGACGGGGCTGATTGCGCCTTGACTGTGGTATCGTCCTATGAAAAGTTCGTGCCGTCTTCGTGGCCATTTGGGGGTCCGTGGCGAATCACTGACGAAGTTACGAACATCGGCGATCAGGTTTGCCCGATCCAGTCAGATCGGTTGGCGCAGACGGTAGTGTTGCTTGCCCCAAAGGCGGCCCAGAGGAAAACAACGTATTCCACTTTCAGGCCTAAGTTGGTTGCCCATGCCTTCCGGTCCGGGACGGAGCAGGGAGGGGCCACGATTGCGGTGCGACTCTATGATCCCGTAGGAAAGTGATTCACGTAGGTTCCTCCTCGCCCGCGCCCCGCGCTCTAGATCCCCTTCTTGTCCAAGCTCGGGAAATCCGCAGGAAAATTTGCGAAGAGAGGGTGGCGCATGGTTAGTTGGCTTGCTGGGATGGGATTTGGAAGGTGAGGCCGCGGTCGTCGTTTTGCTGGCGGGTGGCTTCGAGATTGAGGTCGGTGAGGGCTACGCGGCGAGAGTGTCCGGGGGTCAGGTCAAAAAGAGTTGGGCCGACGATAGCATAATTGTCGATTTCGAGCTGGTGACCATCTTTGAAGACGAGAACGGTGGGTTGCGCCGGCGTAAGGTCTTCCTGGTTGCCTGGATCGGTATTTTCAGCGGGGTGCGCCTTCGGAACATCTCTGACGGGCGGGATGTAGGAAGCGGCGCCGGAGCCGCGGCGGTCGAAGATGGTGGGGCCGCCCTGGTACTCGGGATCGTAGTCAGGATCATTCTCGGGACTATCGGCGCTGGTATCGTTGCCGTTGACTTGATCCCCAGCGCCGAGGTCGACGGCATAGGGGACGGGGTAGGCGTACACGCGGGGAGGCGCAGATTCCGAATCTGATTTGTGGCGGCGGTGAGAATGACCGTCGCCGGGGACAGTGGAATGCGGAGTGTTCGGGGAGTAGCCGCGGGGACCGAGCGAGGTAACGCTGGGCGGAGCGCCGTTGATGGGGCGTCCGCCGAATCCGGGAGAGGTCACGGAGGCGGGAGCGCCGTTGATTTGCGCGCGGACGGCAGGGGTAGGAATCAGCGACAGGCAAAGCAGGCTGAACGCGAACGTAAGCGGAATCGAATGCCGCATACAAGTATGATACTCCGAAACGGCGATGACGTGGCGCACCTGGCGTGGCGCACCTCGCGTGGCGCATCTCGAAGATAGAACGGTTGACGCGGGTAGTCGTTAGTCGTTGGTCGTTGGTCGTTGGTCGTTGGCAAAACTGGTTTCTCCTCACGCGATACTGGGGGCCAGGGAGGTGGAATTAGTGGGCGCGGACAGGAGTGTCCAGCGGACATGCTCTTAGATCAGGCCGGCGCGGACGCGGCGCAGGAAGTCTTCGGCGTCGGCTTTGGCGAGAGCTAGGACTTTGGGCTGGTTGCGGTATTCGAGGGCGATATCCTGGAGGAAGAGTTCGACGGCATCTTTCGGCTTGAAGCCTTGCTTGACTAGTTTGCGGATGCGCGGCGTGAAGCTGTCGGCGTCGTCGGCAGAGCCGAGGCGGGCCATATGCTCGGGACATTTGTGGTCGCGAAATTTCGACGCCGCCAGGCGGTCGTAGGCGGTTTTGGCTTCGGCGTCGGTCAGTAGTGTGGGGAGCGGGTAATTCCATTCGCACTGGGAGCAGGTCCATCCATGGAAGCCATGGGTGGAGGTCCAGATGAGTTGTCTGGCGGTTTTCTGTTCTAAGAAGCTGCGATCGGTGGTACTGGCCATCAGTTGCGCTACTCCGCACGAGCAACTTGCGAGGCCCACAATTCTGTACTCGATCGTACCGCGAAGTGGGGAGAGTCGTCAGGTATCGAGAGCGGTTCGGGGGATGGCGAGGGGCAAGAGCAACGTCAAAGGCAGCGGGCAGGAGTGCCCGCTCCACACAAGCCATTGCACAAGCGAAAGCAGGTTCCTCGCTTTGCTCGGAATGGCAAACCTAATTTTTATTTTTGCAAACTTGATCTTTGATCTTTGGATCTTTGATCTTTGCAATCTTTGCAAATCACTTCTGTGCGAATTATTTTGCGAAGAAGTAGTCGAAGGATCTTACGGCGGTGAATTCGTCGTCTTTGATGTCGAAGACGGTGTAGAGCTTGGTGACGTGGAGAACGTCCTGAACTTTTTGGGTGAGGTTGAGGAGTTTGAGTTCGCCGCCGGCGTTGCGGACGGTGGTGAAGCTGCCGACGAGTTCTCCGACGCCGGAGCTATCGATGTAGTCGACGCCGACGAGGTTGAGGATGATTTTCTTTTTGCCGGCGGCGACCAAGCCGCGGACGGCGTCGCGGAGTTGGCCGATTTCGTCCCCGAGGACAATGCGGCCATGGATGTCGAGAATGGTGACGTGGGCGACTTCGCGAGTTTCGATCTTCAGGGACATGATTCGTGATCGAGCGTAAGGCTGATGGCGGGAATGGTAGTGGGTGCGGAGGGGAGTGTCAATGGGGCGTTGCGAGTAGCGCGTGCCGACCGGAGCGGTGCCGCTGTCGGCGAGAAGCAGGTTCCTCACTTCGTTCGGAACGACAAACCTTGGGGGAATTCGGAATGACAAAACTTTCAGGACGGATCAGGAGTGGGCGCCGTGGGAGCAGGCGTCGAGTTCGAGCGGGGGCAGGGGGACGCAGTCGCGGATTTCCTGGATGGGCGAGGTGATGATGGGGGTGGAGTATTCGGGGTGGCGGAATTCGAGGTGCATGCCGCGGCCGACGTATTGCAGCTTGAGCATGGAGCCTCCCCAGGTGGAACCGGCGATGGCGACCTGCACGGGCTTGGGGCAGAACTCGGGATGACCGGAGAGCAGGGCCTCGCTGCCGCCGAGCAGAACAGCGGTGTAGCAGTGGTGCATGGTCTGAATCTGAAGAACGGTGGAGGGGGGAAGATCTCCGAGGAAAACGCCACCCTCGATTTCCGACTGGATGATGCTGCGATTTACTTCGTCGGCCAGGTTGGGGTGAGGACTGAACATACTCGGGCGATATATACCGGGACTAGACATATTGAGCCCATACGTACTGGAGACCGGGAATTAGAGTATCGGGTTTCCGGAGGATCGACAAGAGTCCTTTGGGGCCGAAATGGGTCCGGGGGAGCATGACCCTTAGAGGATCGGGAGGGGGGCGGGGTTGCAGAGAATTGTTTTGGGGGCGGAGTTTGAGGAGGGGCTGCCGAGCTTTGTTCGGCCGGACAGCCGAGGGCGGCTGTCCCCACATAAGCCCTAGCATCAGAATCCAAAGCAGGGCTCAGACAATCCAACCCTTACACGCTTGCGATGCTGATAAAATATAGAGACAAAGGGGTTTCTTAAATTTCATGCCAGTTCCTGTGTCACAGATGTGGACGGTAGCGAGCTATGTGCTGGGGCAGAAGCTCGCGGGGCGGAAGCAGTATCCGCTGGTGCTGATGCTGGAGCCGCTGTTCCGGTGCAATTTGGCTTGCGCGGGGTGCGGAAAGATTCAGTATCCGGCGCATATTTTGAAGAAGGATCTGTCGCCGGAGGACTGTTTCCGGGCGGTCGAGGAGTGCGGGGCGCCGATGGTGTCGATTCCGGGCGGAGAGCCGCTGATGCATCCGCGGATTGGGGAGATCATCGAGGGGCTGGTGGCGCGGAAGAAATATATCTATCTGTGCACGAACGCGCTGCTGCTGAAGGAAAAGATTGATCTGTTCAAGCCGAGCAAGTATTTGACTTTTAGCGTGCATTTGGACGGGCAGCGGGAAGAGCATGATTTGGCGGTGTGCCGTGAGGGTGGATACGACATTGCAGTGGATGCGGTGAAAGAGGCACTGCGGCGCGGGTTTCGAGTGACGACGAATACGACGCTGTTCGATGGGGCGAATCCGAAGTCGGTGCGGGCGTTCTTTGACGAGATGATGGAGTTGGGCGTGGAGGGCATGATGCTCTCGCCTGGCTACTCGTATGACAAGGCTCCCGACCAGAAACATTTTCTGGGGCGGGCGAAGACGCGGCGGATGTTCCGGGCGATTCTGTCGAATCGGAAATCGAGCTGGCGGTTTAATTTGTCGCCGCTGTTTCTGGAATTCCTGATGGGGAAGAAGACTTATCCGTGCACGCCGTGGGGCATGCCGACTTATAACGTGTTTGGCTGGCAGAAGCCTTGTTATCTGTTGCAGGACGGGTATGCCGACACTTTTGCCGAGATGCTGGCGACCACCGAGTGGAGCAATTACGGGACGGAGTCGGGGAATCCGGCGTGCGCGAATTGCATGGTACATAGCGGGTATGAGGCTTCGGCGGTGAATGCTACGTTTTCTTCTCTAAGTGGATTCCTTGCTACGGTGAAGGGGACTTTGTTTTCGAGTTATCCCGATAAGGAAGCGCTGCGGTTGCTGGAGGAGCCGGTGGCGGCGGTACATCCGCTGGTGCAGATTGAGGGCGCGGAGAGTCGTTCGCTTCAGGAGACGGGCGCGTAGTCTGAGCGTGTTGGAAATTCCTTCATAGGCCGTGGGCTGCGCCGGCTGGCATGGGGTCCTTCGACTACGCGTGAGCGCCTTTCAGGCGATCACGCTTCGCTCAGGATGACAGTTCTTTTTGATACCAACGGAACGACTTCAGAAAACAAAATCATGACAGGTAAAGAAGACGGGCATATCGATCACGCGTCTCCGCAGGCTACGCCGCCGCATGCGAATGTGAATCCCGATGCTTTGGAAATTGCGCCGGGGACGGCGCATGAGCGGCTGGAGGGATGGATTCCGGAGCTGGCCAGCGATGACGAGCTGCGGGGGGCGCTGGAGAAGGCGTTCGATTATCGCGGGGATGTGAGCATCACGCGCAAGGATGGGACGAAGGTTGAAGGTTATGTATTTGACCGGCGGGCCGCGGCTTCGTTGAAAGATTCTGTCGTGCGGCTCTATCCCAAGAATTCGAATGAGAAGGTTGCGGTGTCATATGCGGAGATTGCGGCGCTGGCGTTTTCCGGGCGCGATACCGCGGCGGGAAAAAGTTGGGAAGCCTGGATGAAGAAATATGCGGAGAAGAAGGCGGCGGGGGAGAAGGATTTGAGTTTGCATCCGGAGCCGCTGGAGTAAGTTGCGGTTGCGCCGGCCTTGCAGGGCAGCCGAGCCGCGCTCGGCCTGGACGGGCGAATGCGCCCGTCCCCACACGATCAAAACCGACTGCAAAACCAATAGCTCACCCGCGCCTCATTCGAAATCTATTTTGCGGGTGCGGTGAAGGTTAGTCCGTCGATCAGTTCTTCTACTTCATCTTCGGTACCGGCGATGAGAGTGATCGAGATGGCGTAACCATGGGAGAGCATGGCCAGCGTTGACTGGTGCATGACGCGGGAGCCGACGTCTTTGTGGAAGTCGACGCGGACCAGCGTTTTGGCGCCTAGGGCAATCTCGTAGGGGTCTTCATCTTGAGTGAAGCCCCGGGCTTGGGCGACTTCGGTGAGTGGGCCGAAGTATTGAGCGGCCTCTTTCAGGCCGGGATAGGCTGAAGCGTTTTCGGCGGCG
The Candidatus Sulfotelmatobacter sp. DNA segment above includes these coding regions:
- the gyrA gene encoding DNA gyrase subunit A — encoded protein: MADDQNPELPLTPPPNGGDGPGAANIQPVNIEDEMKRSYLDYSMSVIIGRALPDVRDGLKPVHRRILFTMAQMGLQPNRATRKCARIVGEVMGKYHPHGNLAVYDALVRLAQPWSMRYPLIFGQGNFGSVDGDPPAADRYTEAKLAQVSTALLEDLDKETVDFHDNYDGSEVEPDVLPARIPNLLINGSDGIAVGMATKIPPHNLTEIVDATITLVNNPNAQLAEILKFVQGPDFPTAGIIHGRSGIFEAYRTGRGRFMMRAKAKIETFSKDREAIIVTEIPYQVNKAVLIKRIAALVNDKEIEDISDVRDESDRDGMRIVIELKRGAEPQIVLNQLFKHTQMQDGFSMILLAVVNGQPREMGIIPTIKYFIEHRVDVVRRRTAYLLQKAKDREHILEGYLTALDHLDNVITIIRGSANRADARENLILYFGGKKIDINTTGRAPKLDAEKPFTARQADAILELQLHRLTKLSIDEIANELKDVRGNIAEYESILGSETRLRKVIIKELEEVKKLYGDARRTQIEDEAAEIVLEDLIADEQVAVTVSHSGYMKRTPISTYRMQRRGGTGRTGMKTRDEDFVEHLFIASTHAYILIFTNKGRVYWLKVYEIPDVSAAGKGKHVGNLIGLQPGETVKTMLAVRNLEEENKYVFFATRKGLVKKSELREFMHVRSNGINAIGIEDGDELVAARITNGNQIIFLASHEGMAVRFDESHVRPMGRGAYGVWGIDLEDKDYVVGMATTTKPGAAPVAPEAPTAAAAIELATAKVEGDGAPEVIDVTAKGSLILSVTENGFGKRTPADEYRLTNRGGKGVINLKTTERVGKVVAIAQVDETAEVMLISHYGKIIRMDSTTIRESGRNAQGVRLLNMEPGDRVAAAVVLAPDAEPNGGNGGGTLIQ
- a CDS encoding STAS domain-containing protein, which produces MSLKIETREVAHVTILDIHGRIVLGDEIGQLRDAVRGLVAAGKKKIILNLVGVDYIDSSGVGELVGSFTTVRNAGGELKLLNLTQKVQDVLHVTKLYTVFDIKDDEFTAVRSFDYFFAK
- the hpnH gene encoding adenosyl-hopene transferase HpnH, with amino-acid sequence MPVPVSQMWTVASYVLGQKLAGRKQYPLVLMLEPLFRCNLACAGCGKIQYPAHILKKDLSPEDCFRAVEECGAPMVSIPGGEPLMHPRIGEIIEGLVARKKYIYLCTNALLLKEKIDLFKPSKYLTFSVHLDGQREEHDLAVCREGGYDIAVDAVKEALRRGFRVTTNTTLFDGANPKSVRAFFDEMMELGVEGMMLSPGYSYDKAPDQKHFLGRAKTRRMFRAILSNRKSSWRFNLSPLFLEFLMGKKTYPCTPWGMPTYNVFGWQKPCYLLQDGYADTFAEMLATTEWSNYGTESGNPACANCMVHSGYEASAVNATFSSLSGFLATVKGTLFSSYPDKEALRLLEEPVAAVHPLVQIEGAESRSLQETGA